gctcagatgtgtcccccgtcggcgggatatttttttttggttttaagtttattttatacaaaagtttaggtcttttatttatcgattggggcattacgaaatctgccgggtcagctagtctattataaatatgtatgaaaGTTGGTTGAAATTCATGGTTTTGCTGGCGTTGGGTGGCCATCATGAAATCGAAGTCTCATTTGTGACCGTCCCAGTCTTCAAATTGAAACGAATGGCTGGTTCGTGGCAGACAGAGGGACACTTCGCATGCGGGCCTGGAATAGGTTCTACTGCAAGTATATACGAAAATTATAAACTTTTGCTGgttatactttattattatacacaatGTTAATCTTCATCACTTAGAATAGATTGTAGCTATCTGCAGAATTTGAACGGATTAGTTTTAGTATTCGATGCTGGATTTTGTTCATGCGAACCCTTATCTTCTCCATATTCTTGTACGCTTCTGAGACGTGGACCCTCAAGGCCCGGATCCGATCGAGAATTGACGCATGTGTTGTTGGCGCAAAATGTTGGCCATATCATGGACGGAGCGTCGAACAAATGTGTCAATTCTCTCGGAGCTAAACAtcaagacccgtctatctaCGGTCTATttgcagcgtctcctcaagtacttcggccACATGGCGCGACGAAATCCTGACAACTTGGAAAAgctaatagttgtaggtcacgagGAAAGAAAGAGAAATCGAGGAAGATCGCCAACGAGGTGGACGGACTTTgtaaggaggccacaaacaccagcgtcccgggcgccattaagcaggccgaatacAGGCAAcgttggaggaagctggtgcagaaactagaccaaggtggtcacgaccctcagtgaTGCGGaagcgatgaagaagaagacTGAATTCCGATATTCGATGCCCTAGATGCTGAATAgttctaattaatttttttattgcccttgtaggcagacgagcatacggcccacctgatggtgagtggttaccgtcgcccatggacttcagtaatgccaggggcagagccaagctgctgcctaccgcttaatactctccacaagcctcgtttgaagaaggacatgtcatagcgctcgggaaacaccgtggaggggagctcattccatagccggatggtacatgacaaaaaagatctctggaaacgcactgtgtatgaccgcagtggctccaggtagtatggatgaactctattccggtggcgggcggtgcgatggtaaaaacgagatgccggtatcatctcgaacaattcctcagagcacggTATCTCAAAATTAAGACGATGACTCAGGTCAAActcaactttatttatttactttggaGACCAACTGTGTAAAACAAACgtgtaatatattaaaattatctaaacAATCAATCAAACAAGTTCCCGCCATTAAAATCACACATGAGTAAAAAgtgaacaaacaaaaataaattattaaatctaaGTTTACAAAAAAGGCGTAATGTAATGTGTGTCGGCAGACACagacagaaccaacgaatcctaCCTCCTACCGAGCTCAAAATTCCGATACGCCTCaccactttttactggtggtaggacctcttgtgagtccgcgctcgtaggtaccaccatcctgcctatttctgccgtgaagcagcaatgcgtttcggtttgaagggcggggcagccgttgtaactatactgagacctaagaactgatatctcaaggtgggtggcgcatttacgtcgtagatttctatggactccagtaaccacttaacaccaggtgcccACCTGAGTGTGAGTTCTCTcactgtgagttcgttcacctatctaagcaataaaataaaaataaaacacgagCGGAGGAGTTTCCAGTTCTTTGGACACATTGCCAAAAAGAGAGGTGACAACTTAGAGAAGCTGCTTGTAACAGGGAAGGTATGCGGAAGAAGGCCCAAAGGCAGAAGTCCAATGCGCTAGACTAGATATGCACTCTCAatacttcagtccacgttgctatctacacagccgaggataggcaggagtggcgcaggataatccaggagaagTTAGAGGAGGCTTCAACCCACACCATTGAGGATTATCGGCGCAAGGAGGAGGACAAAAAGCCAACacaatatacacatatatacatacatccaCCTCTATGTTATTATACTCGTAAAAGTTAATAATATATGTCGGACCTAACTTACATTAGAAATATTCCAAAATTCGATTTCAtgcattattttcatttatggcATTTCGGATATTCACAGTTGTTGTCACGTACGTTGAAAGAAATCACCTGTGTTTATTTTAATGGGATATGGtgagatttaaatattataatatatattcgcGATAGTACCAtttgatacaaaaaatatttcactcgGAAAATACTGTTAGTAATGTTTCCAGCTCTCTGAAACTACGGTGAATATATTGTTAgatcaatattttcttttaagacACGTTTAGTAATGATTTTTCTGGTGCCACTCATTACGAATTACGGATAGATAACGATTTtactattaaattcattttggtaAAAAAAGTTTGTTTAAGAACCAAAAATTATAGACAAGAATTTCCAACATATTCTTCAATGAAAtgtagttcgtttttttttatttattgcttagaagggtggacgagctaattttttttattgcttatttaaaTGAACGAGCTcgaggcccacctggtgttaagtggttactggagtccatagacatctacaacgtaaatgcgccacccatcttgagatataagttctaagggtctcagtatagttacaacgactgccccacccttcaaaccgaaacgcattactgcttcacggcagaaataggcagggtggtggtacctacccgcgcggactcacaagaggtcctaccaccagtaattacgcaaattataattttgcgggtttgatttttattacacgatgctattccttcaccgtggaagtcaatcgtgaacatttgttgagtacgtatttcattagaaaaaagtgtgtgtgtccgctccgacgcacgactggagtttactggatataaaaaattaaacgaaacaatacgagaaatagttctatattacgacaacacgatacactacagattattaacaaattaacgagacacaaaacaaacgactaacaaatatatgaaaatacaataatgagagaaacgcgcgatcagtacgaggctttgtggcggactgccggcgcagcagcccggcgtcacctgcgataacgcggccgcgcgttggctcctgattggcgcgcgcacgcatcacgcaatcaggagccaatcaggcgcataacgcatttcgtgtgacatgctagtacgattttggtccccataattttcataccccgggcctatatatgtaaatcgattctaaaggagtaaactccaaaaattggcacccgcctgagattcgaacaccggtgcatcgctcaacacgaatgcaccggacgtcttatcgcttaggccacggcgacttcaaaaGTCGATTTCAAATTAGTACCACTAATTGACGCAATAATGGAACTTATTGGCTTTTAAAAAAGCTCTGTGCTAAAACATCGAATTGAttattttgattgattttaatgtaaacctaatattattatttttacgtttttaatcGTACATCAAACATAATAGCGATTCGCTAGAGATGTTTGTAATCAGTCGAAATGTAGACTCCGTAATCAGCATTAAAGGTTTACGGAGATCAAAGTACGGACCAatcatcaataaaatatttattttgctgGCAAAGCATCAAATCAGGTGCCCTTCGCGTTTTGATTTCCCCCGAGGGCGTGTCAATTGAATTTCACTTTTATCTCTCTTGTGCTTTGATTTAAAGTCGTTCGTTCTTCGTTTATGACATTTGACAACACGACATGTGTTTGATGCTGGTCGGGAGTTTATTTTGCGATATTGTTTTTAGCAAATCGACCCTTTCGTAATACGTCTGATCTACACGAGAAGAGTTTCCGATGAGATTATCTTAAGCTTAAGTTTCGCGTGTTCACACGAAGATAAAATGCATTGATGCGATTATTTTCCAAAGATTTCTAGCAAATTTTTTCCTTGCGAATGCTATGTtaaagttcttttttattgcttagatgggtggtcgagctcgcggcccacctggtattaagtggttactggagcccatagacatctactacgtaaatgcgccatcttgagatataagatctaaggtctcggtatagttacaatggctgccccacccttcaaaccgaaacacattactgcttcacggcagaaataggcaaggcgatggtacctacccgcgcggactcacaagaggtcttaccaccagtaattacgcaaattataattttgcgggtttcatttttattacacgatgttatcccttcaccgtggaagtcaatcgtgaacatttgttgagtacgtatttcattaggaaaattgttacccgcctgggattcgaacaacggtgcattatcatcatcatcatcatcagcctttatctgcccactgctggccATAGGTCTTCCctaatgccttccacataatgcggtcctccgccttccgcatccaacgaaaAAATCCAacggtgtatcgctcaacacgaatgcaccggacgtcttatcctttaggccacgacgacttcctataacacggtagatacgttcctacaaagtccCGTGTTATACGAAGCCGTGTTgtatgagactagaagccatTACAGTTAGGAGTgtaatttttctgaatgaaacatttcaactatacttttttgtattattttacgtgttatatatgagtcgtctattatcaaaggtggcaatctgtacatttggacaatttttttttattgatatgtcaatacagatttatttgaatataatcgtctccttcaaagaatacggttcaaaacctgcattaaataaaggttaatagttaacctgttatttatctaagatgtcgttccgaagagttttgtgactgccaatggaatacaaagtcaataattcgtttttctgatttaccaatcattgtccaaaagtcagattgccgcctttgataatagtcgactcatattaaaaaataagcagCGAAATTTTGGTTATTCCCATATAgtgtgtgttcatagtgcataatgtaatttcctaaataattttaaacaaaaatatcgtTATCGTGCTGTAGAAGTAACGTGTTATAAGAAAGTTTTGGAGAATTTCTTTTTTCGTGTTAGACTGGAATGGTGTTgtgaaaaaaattaactatCATTAAACAAAATCGACATTCGGTTACGAGAATTGAAAACAAAGTTTTGTAAGCAATTTTCCATGCTAGGGACAAATAATAAGTCGGTTTGTGGTAGTGATGTTATATACTTGTAatcagacaataataattagataaaatatttgaaaattttaaaaagtggCGCCAAAGTCGTGAGTGTGGGTgaaaaatgcacagataataattatgaaagaaATAGCATATGCGTTTCGTTTCACGCTTTGTAGAACAACAATGAATACATTTGAAAAAGGAGCAAAAAATCTTCAATTCGAAATCAAGGATGGCTACGAACGAAATAAGAAAATGCTCagttgaaattgaaaaaaaaggcgTTTATGTTCGCGGAATACATGTTGAATGGAGGTTGCGCCATAATACAAAGGGTTCGGTACATCCGGTAGCGAGACAAATATGGCCTGTCGTTGGTTCGATGTGAGGAATGAACGCTGTTAGATAAGGGAATGGCACGGTAGCGCACTCGTGAATAACACCGACCTATAGCGCTGGATGAGGACGACGTTGGTTTTACATTGTACCTTTGACGAAATCGAAATGATTTTCGAACCTCAATATAGTTCCATAATAAATacgaataaatataattttatcgaGTTGTCACGGCTGAATCGATTGATCGCTCGATCGATGCCGTCTTGTCTCCGATGGTGTCTTCGTTTAATTGACTGGATGGCGCAGCAGTTCGCACCCTTGACTGCCGGGCCGAAAGCTCGATTCCCACTTGGGGCAAGCATACCTGTGATgaaaaggtttgtttgttctctgttatttatataaatataactttttgtttctatttgtttaaactttatcagAAATTGAtggtttttattatctatatctacTCGATATAATTAGTTATCTGTGAATGTCAAAGACTAATGTCAGTGGAATGAATGCGtcagaagaaatattaaaaaaatgccgaacacacacacacacacacacacacacacacacacacacgcacgcacgcacgcacgcacgcacgcacgcacgcacgcacgcacgcacacacacacacacacacatttatatatttaaataagtgTGTATGTAGTAAGTCTTTGGTTCCCATACTACAGGGTATCCTCGCTTTGAGCTACATGACTGGGTGTCATTTTTCCCCGATTGTCTATAAATGTGACGTTCAGCATGTACACACTTTATTACGTCCAATTGACATGCGATATCTCGACTCGAAATTCCAACTCAAAAATCTAAAAAGTATTTTCAGACTCATGCAACTACAGATAGCAAGCGCTAAAGATAAGGATTAATTATTGTTCCTAGGGTTTTTTCGGATACGAAAAACctaattgttttattgtctaTCCTTCAGAATACGTATTACTTAAATAGTATGTACgttctatattaatacgtaaagtgATGCAATAGCTAAGAAAATCGAATGAAATGTTCTGTCTAAATTAATCTAAAAATTCTTACCATTTCACATTCGGAGTTGGGTAtctttaattgtattgtaattggAAGTTCTAGTAAAGGATTACAGCGTTGTCAGATTATTCTTAGAAATTACTTCATTTGAAGACATAGGGCGAGGTTCGTAGGGTTTCAAATAAATTCGTGCAATCTGTCATTCTGATGACGTCATTAACCTTAAACGTGACGGAGCAAATTCGTGACGTAACACACACTTAGTGTTTATTACGTTTGGGTAGAGTTCAAAATTACtcatggaataaaaaaataattaacacatagtttacacaatttttttattattgcttgggTATATGAAAGAACTCAAGAGCCATCTTGTGTTAGGCGAAAATTGGAGTTCGTAGATATCATAACGTGACTATGAGACCTGATGTTGAGAGAATTCAATTGTAATGTTACACTGTTGCTCCATTGTTCGAACTATCAGGCGTGGATAGTAGTACCTTCGTTTACTCACATTACACTTACTGACATTACACTTACCACCAGCAAATGGAATCGTCATTTTAAAGTGAGTTTTTACGAGCAAATCTAtcgttatttttcattaaatctCCTATGCTGAATAATGTGGAAATCGGcttgaaaataatgaatatcAACGGTCGCGAACCAAACTAGACCCTACAGATAAAcctttaaaagtaaaattacatCGAACGGATTCAGATAAAGGCGATAAAAGTGACGATAGTTATCTGTACAAACTGTATATCGATAGGGGAAAATAGATATCGATGCGATAAAATAGTCAGTCGAAAACAGTGACGAAACATTTGGGACGTGCTGGaatatttattagaattaaatCGAAAAGAATCCAGAGTAATAATCATACGAAATGAATTCAACCGCGTGCAAGTATTACACGGAAAGAACTCTGGGTTGGATGTTGAACAACAAAACGATAGTGTTTCTTTCATTACTGTcattctgtttgtttgtttcgacgTTAGCGTTGGCCGGGCAGAGGAATCGGCTCACGGCCGAGGTGGACGATCTCAGGCACCGTTTGACCACGTCTTCTGTTCTGGAAACTACAACACCAATCAACGTAGACACAACAACTACTACAGAAGGTCAGACTACTACAGATTCAACAATTACTACTACGGATGCTCAAACTTCTACTGATTCAACGATTACTACTACAGATTCAACTACAGTCAAGACTGAGCCTCCCGTCTCAGAGGGCAACAACCCAGTGGAAGAGAACAAGGAAAACGGAGTAGGGAAAGACGATGAAAATCTTTTTCCTCTCGTTGTCAAGGATAAGTCACTGCTCCAGTTAATGGGCTATGCAGCTTAGAAAGTAAAAGAGCTGTCAATAATGTATGCAAACATctaaatgaatacaaaaaaggtaaCAGCCAGTTGAACAATATTACAAATTAGTATGTGACCTATGATATGTTCATGGATCTTAAACTATGAACATATAAAAATGCTTGATGAATTATGTGTTAACGCGGCacgttttaaaatgtttgacaACGTGGCTTTAATTGTTTTTCTGTTATCTATGTATTGTTTGGTTGAACAGTTCTTTGTATCGATATTAGTATCGAGCCACAACCAAGCAATATCGTTAAATGATATTTTCGTAATACTACACGATTGGTcacttaaataattttaagattGTAAAATTCGAATTGGtttgaataaaaaatcacaGTCTAGTGCTGTTTCGCAGTGTTTTATTGAAGATAACGTGGCCAATATTGAGAAGTGTTTCTCGTAACAGTTGGTAAGTTGGACAGGCAGATATATAGTGAAACCCTGAAAACCCCTTATGCAAACACATTTAAATTCTGATCTGAGCCACAGTGCATTATCAGAGTTATTGTTTTGCGCGCACCGTTAAAGATGTACAAATTGATACGCCAAAGTTTAAATAATACCCTAagtaattattactggtggttggacctcttgtgagtccgcatgggtagtgcctatttctgccgtgaagcagtaatcggtCTGAAggctagggcagccgttgtaactatactgagatcttaggacttatatctcaaggtgggtggcgcatttgcgttgcggcatagatgtctataggctccagtaaccacttaacaccaggtgggctgtgaggtcgtccaccgatctaagcaataaaaaaaaaggaatggtATTCATAATACTCTAAGTCCAATTTTGTTAATGATCAAACAGTCAAGCTTCCTTGACTAGAATAGATTGAATTagactaaataaatatgttaaatgaccTTCATATTGAAATAAATGCGTTGTGAATAATGTATATGTCTTACTGGAGTTCAGACGACGTAAAATGATTAACAATTTAGATTAGCAAGTGCGATATACAATTGATAATCGTCAACTCGAACTTCTATACCTAAAAATAAATCGTTGATTTTTTAAGTAATTGCTTGTTTCTATCCTTATTTTTGAGATCTAATGCGTCGTAGTTTTACAATTAAGTCTTAAGTCTATTTATATACCCGCTTCAAACAACCTTTGCCCTAGAACCACAACAGAATAGacatgtcatttaattttttggtAATGATATCGCAATATTGAAAAGTTGAGTATCGCTTATtcttttctattctatttttcTACTCTGTATTCTTCTTAACAACTTCAGCACCATGTCTCAAATTGATGTATATGAACTCCAGTACCAACTTAGCCATGTTTGATAACAAAACGTTTTTATCTTGAAGTATTTAtaactatataaataatatgtgtAAATGATTGTTACCTGATGTCATGCTCATCACGGGAATACCCTTGAGGTTCGATTGTGTTGATAACATGACTGAAATGCTGTTCTTTGACCAAAAACCCCACTCCGGTTTTTTGGTTGGTTAAAAATTGGAATAGTTGTCTTCGGACTGGCAGTCGTCGGCGCCATTAACATCGAACCCCTTGTTTGGCCAAGCCCGACTAGATGTTGTCATATGCATCGCACGAGTACTCTGCTGAGTGAGGAGTCTGCTGATAAGTCTTCGTTAACGAAATATAATACTTTCGATACTCTTCGATATCGAGAATTGCGACTATGTCGGGATTCAAACCCCACAGACACACCAAATTTGCTAAAGCAGAAAACACTTAAACATGTATTCACGAGCGACTTTCAAGGTGAAGAAATACCATCTGTTGTTATATCTGCGGACCGCGGGCAGGTGGGGCCACATTTGTTTGTGGTAAAAATTACAAGATTTAGAACTTTTTAAAACAATCCGCGCACGAATTTTTATGTGTGTCGGTTTCTGAGAGTTCATATTTCGATATTTCGCCTGTAAAGTCAAGTGACTTTGAAGATATTGTGGAGTGTTTAATTGGGAAAAGTGTACTCTTTAAGCTAGTCTCGGATTattcgaattttatttttattgcttataagggtggacgtgctcacagcccacctggtgttaagtggttactggagcccatagacatcttcaacgtaaatgcgccactcatcttgagatataagttctaaggtctcaagtatatctcactagatggggtcggcacagcgaatttttatattccattctcttctatcagccctcatctcaacactcactcctctctctctcatatcgtcattcacacactcgatccatatcttcttcggtcgacttcGTCCCACTGTACTACCATTTCCAGAATGCTAGTGGAGTGAAGGGGACGGTGTTAGTTTGTAGAACCGATCGGTACCTTGATGCCGTGAAGTTCATGCTTCGGTCCTAATAACCGCAAGGTTGGTGGGACCATGGGAGGTGGTGGGAATGTACTACCATTTCCGTAcctctcctagtcacatgcatctcctctttacgcatcacatgtccatgtgaagatgaagaaataacCATGTAAAACATAAATCAGTACTTatgaaatttatgaaattcCGTTACTACAGATATTGCAAGCCTGTACCAGGGAATCATCATCTTGCCCATTTCCGCCGCGAAGCTATTATGTTTTCCGGTTTGAAATGTAGCCGTTGAAAATATTAATGACTAGCCTTTTCTTTATCTAAAGAATCTTCCAATATATTCTTCTTCCAATATCTTTCAATATCCAAAGAATCTTATAATCCAAAATATGTCAGACAGAGAGAGAAAGATAGAGCGAGATATATCAAATAAGAATGTACTAGTCCCTTTGTTACTTAATCTAAATGAGTCGTAATCTGTAACCGCATCTTCAGTTGATAAAGTCTCGCTTAAGCTTAACGACTTTATTTACACGGTCGCTGTGATCGGAAACACCTACCCGCCGACTCCCACCAAATTAGAATATAAATGGAACTCTTtatataaacatttattatttgcaTTTAAGGTGACGGCgagtgtatatttttattacgactTAGGGATAGATTCGGTGCAGTACTGAAATAGGATATCATAGGTAAGTATGTTCTAAGAGTGATTTGATCATTGATGGTTTAGATTTTGAGATCGCCCGGCCACCGTTATGTTGTGAAGCAGTTTCAGCTCGAAGATCGGCAGActgtataatataattgaaatttcgtCGTTCGAAACGTCTCAAAGTGGTGGGTGGTAATCAtctcgtgatgtctatgggcttctcCTATTTGACACTAGTTAGGCCGTGAGCTAGTTTAttcatctatgtaataaaaatggatTATGGTCAACAGAATTTGCAGCTTTTTATGAATATCTAAAAATTATCATCACTGACTGTTGTTATTTTAGTGGACAGACAGTGAAGTCCTCTTCAGCCTCGTGTTGACTCTAAATTCTTCTATTTCTTCTAAATTTTTCTCTCTTCTAAATAGGAATTTGCATTGCATAACAGTTGTTTAAATTTCCGAAACGAATGAATGACTACTTTAAAGTGGAATTTGAATTTTCGATTTTACAGGCATCCGTCATTTCCCAGGAGTTTGATTCACCCTGACAGTCGCAGCATAGTTCATGACGTCATCATATTATGAACTGTGGCCTTaagtagtaataattaaaaaaaacctgaccATGATTTGACCTATTTCCTGTACTCTACCTTAATTTATTAGGCCACAAATACAAAGTTTGTTTTCACATTTTTGTAATATCCAACGTGTTAATGTTTCGGAAGCTCTCCTTTGTTTTTGTAATCTATTCGTATGATTAAGACCTGAAACACTTCAATCTAATCCCATAACTGGTTAATTAAAATGcctcattaaatttaatttccacAAAATTGGTCACATTCCCTGTATTTGATTCGTGTATCACACACGATACAAACAACCGTCATCCACATTGAgacattttttctttcttcgAGTCTTTCTGTTTCAATttcaaatgtatttaataatgtCTGTCCTACCATTCAAACCCGGAACTGTAatgctcacaatacgccctggCATCAGTACCAGTAAAATACGTATATCTAttgataatattagtatttgTCAACATACCCCTTAACTTAACCGCCGCCGGTGGCAGCGTAGCGACGTTCGACTAATACGTTATAAATATTCATAGTCATAAGTAGCTCCCGACCTATCGAAC
Above is a window of Bombyx mori chromosome 21, ASM3026992v2 DNA encoding:
- the LOC101747082 gene encoding uncharacterized protein LOC101747082, translating into MNSTACKYYTERTLGWMLNNKTIVFLSLLSFCLFVSTLALAGQRNRLTAEVDDLRHRLTTSSVLETTTPINVDTTTTTEDSTTVKTEPPVSEGNNPVEENKENGVGKDDENLFPLVVKDKSLLQLMGYAA